Proteins from a single region of Pseudarthrobacter sp. NIBRBAC000502772:
- the sucB gene encoding 2-oxoglutarate dehydrogenase, E2 component, dihydrolipoamide succinyltransferase: MSESVNLPALGESVTEGTVTRWLKQVGDRVEVDEPLLEVSTDKVDTEIPSPIAGIIEEILVAEDETAEVGAPLVRIGDGSGGGAAPEAAAPAEEAPAAPAAEAPAAEAPAAEAPAAAAPAASDGESHDVTLPALGESVTEGTVTRWLKAVGDSVAVDEPLLEVSTDKVDTEIPSPVAGTLQEIRVNEDETAEVGAVLAVIGSGAAAPAASAPAPAAAPAPAAAPAAPAPAAAPAPEAPKAEAAPAARAAAAAPAPVTAPAPAAEPAAGGESGYVTPLVRKLANQHGVDVASLSGTGVGGRIRKQDVLAAAEAKAAPPAAAPAKPAAAPAGPAASSLRGTTQKAPRIRQVIARRMRESLEISTQLTQVHEVDMTKVAKLRLKAKNSFLAQNGVKLTFLPFIAKAVAEALKQHPKLNAAYDEDKQEITYHNAEHLAIAVDTDKGLLVPVVTDAGNLNLAGLAAKIADVAGRTRDGKIGPDELSGGTFSITNIGSVGALFDTPIINQPQVGILGTGAIVKRPVVVADENGDDSIAIRSMMYLSLTYDHRLVDGADAGRFLQTLKARLEEGAFEADLGL, encoded by the coding sequence ATGTCTGAATCCGTTAACTTGCCCGCCCTCGGTGAGAGCGTCACCGAAGGAACCGTCACCCGCTGGCTCAAGCAGGTAGGTGACCGGGTAGAGGTGGACGAACCGCTGCTCGAGGTCTCCACCGACAAAGTAGACACCGAAATCCCCTCTCCGATTGCCGGCATCATCGAGGAAATCCTCGTAGCCGAAGACGAGACCGCTGAAGTAGGCGCTCCCCTGGTCCGTATCGGCGACGGCTCCGGCGGCGGCGCAGCCCCCGAAGCAGCAGCACCGGCCGAGGAAGCCCCCGCCGCACCGGCTGCAGAGGCCCCGGCCGCAGAAGCACCGGCTGCAGAAGCTCCCGCAGCGGCTGCACCCGCAGCTTCGGACGGCGAAAGCCACGACGTCACCCTCCCGGCACTGGGCGAAAGCGTCACCGAAGGAACCGTCACCCGCTGGCTGAAGGCCGTGGGCGACTCCGTTGCAGTGGACGAACCGCTGCTCGAGGTATCCACGGACAAGGTTGACACCGAAATCCCGTCCCCCGTCGCGGGAACGCTGCAGGAAATCCGGGTCAACGAAGACGAAACCGCCGAAGTTGGCGCCGTCCTCGCTGTCATCGGCTCCGGCGCGGCAGCCCCCGCAGCCTCCGCACCGGCACCAGCAGCAGCGCCGGCACCCGCCGCCGCGCCTGCCGCACCGGCCCCCGCAGCCGCACCGGCACCCGAAGCACCCAAGGCAGAGGCTGCTCCGGCGGCACGTGCTGCGGCAGCTGCCCCTGCTCCCGTTACAGCCCCGGCACCCGCGGCCGAGCCTGCTGCCGGCGGCGAGTCCGGCTACGTGACTCCCCTGGTCCGGAAGCTGGCCAACCAGCACGGCGTGGACGTCGCATCGCTGTCCGGAACCGGCGTCGGTGGGCGCATCCGCAAGCAGGACGTCCTCGCCGCGGCAGAAGCCAAGGCCGCTCCCCCCGCAGCTGCACCGGCGAAGCCGGCCGCCGCTCCGGCCGGTCCGGCTGCCTCCTCCTTGCGTGGCACCACGCAAAAGGCTCCCCGCATCCGGCAGGTCATCGCCCGCCGTATGCGCGAATCCCTCGAAATCTCCACGCAGCTCACGCAGGTGCATGAAGTGGACATGACTAAGGTGGCCAAGCTCCGCCTGAAGGCCAAGAACTCGTTCCTGGCCCAGAACGGCGTCAAGCTCACCTTCCTGCCGTTCATTGCCAAGGCCGTGGCCGAGGCCCTCAAGCAGCACCCAAAGCTCAACGCTGCGTACGACGAGGACAAGCAGGAAATCACGTACCACAACGCCGAGCACCTGGCGATCGCAGTGGACACGGACAAGGGCCTCCTGGTTCCGGTCGTCACCGATGCCGGCAACCTGAACCTGGCCGGACTGGCCGCCAAGATCGCCGACGTTGCCGGGCGCACCCGCGACGGCAAGATCGGCCCGGACGAACTGTCCGGCGGAACGTTCAGCATCACCAACATCGGTTCCGTCGGCGCCCTGTTCGACACCCCGATCATCAACCAGCCTCAGGTCGGCATCCTGGGCACGGGCGCGATCGTCAAGCGCCCCGTGGTGGTGGCCGATGAGAACGGTGACGACTCGATCGCCATCCGCTCCATGATGTACCTGTCCCTCACGTACGACCACCGCCTGGTGGACGGCGCGGATGCAGGCCGCTTCCTCCAGACCCTGAAGGCCCGCCTTGAAGAAGGCGCCTTCGAGGCCGACCTGGGACTCTAG
- a CDS encoding OsmC family protein: MAATRTAHTVWNGDLITGSGQTTLDSSGLGTFEVTWKARTEAAEGKTSPEELIAAAHASCFSMAFSNMLAQAGHAPEEVNTKADVTFVPGTGITGSHLTVSAKIPGISEEEFQKIASEAKVGCPVSGALASIDITLDATLQS; the protein is encoded by the coding sequence ATGGCAGCAACACGCACCGCGCACACAGTATGGAACGGCGACCTGATCACGGGGTCGGGTCAGACCACGCTGGACAGCTCCGGCCTGGGCACATTTGAGGTTACCTGGAAGGCCCGCACCGAAGCGGCCGAGGGCAAGACCAGCCCGGAAGAACTCATCGCCGCAGCGCACGCGAGCTGCTTCTCGATGGCGTTCAGCAATATGCTCGCCCAGGCCGGACATGCTCCGGAAGAAGTCAACACCAAGGCCGACGTGACCTTCGTTCCCGGCACCGGCATCACCGGCAGCCACCTGACGGTGTCCGCAAAGATTCCCGGCATCTCCGAAGAGGAATTCCAGAAGATCGCCAGCGAAGCCAAGGTTGGCTGCCCGGTTTCCGGCGCGCTGGCCAGCATCGACATCACCCTGGACGCTACCCTGCAGTCCTGA